The following coding sequences lie in one Mesorhizobium sp. NZP2298 genomic window:
- a CDS encoding response regulator transcription factor, whose translation MATIALVDDDRNILTSVSIALESEGYRVETYTDGASALEGLAARPPNLAILDIKMPRMDGMELLRRMRQKSDLPVIFLTSKDDEIDELFGLKMGADDFIRKPFSQRLLVERVRAVLRRASAREAAAKAPSQQARSLERGQLVMDQERHTCTWKGEPVTLTVTEFLILHSLAQRPGVVKSRDALMDSAYDEQVYVDDRTIDSHIKRLRKKFKAVDDDFEMIETLYGVGYRFREA comes from the coding sequence ATGGCAACAATCGCGCTTGTCGATGACGACCGCAACATTCTGACGTCGGTGTCGATCGCCCTCGAGTCCGAGGGATATCGTGTCGAGACCTATACGGATGGTGCGTCCGCGCTGGAGGGCCTGGCGGCGCGGCCGCCGAATCTCGCCATCCTCGACATCAAGATGCCGCGCATGGACGGGATGGAGCTTTTGCGCCGGATGCGCCAGAAGTCCGACCTGCCGGTGATCTTCCTGACCTCCAAGGACGATGAGATCGATGAGTTGTTCGGCCTCAAGATGGGCGCCGACGATTTCATCCGCAAACCGTTCTCGCAGCGTCTGCTTGTCGAGCGGGTACGCGCCGTGCTGCGCCGTGCCAGCGCCCGCGAGGCTGCGGCAAAGGCGCCCAGCCAGCAGGCCCGCTCGCTTGAACGCGGCCAGCTCGTCATGGACCAGGAACGCCACACCTGCACCTGGAAAGGCGAACCGGTGACGCTCACCGTCACCGAATTCCTGATCCTGCATTCGCTGGCGCAGCGCCCCGGTGTCGTAAAAAGTCGTGATGCGCTGATGGATTCGGCTTATGATGAGCAGGTCTATGTCGATGACCGCACGATCGACAGTCACATCAAGCGGCTGCGCAAGAAGTTCAAGGCTGTCGACGACGACTTCGAAATGATCGAAACCCTTTACGGAGTCGGGTACCGGTTCCGCGAAGCTTAA
- the arfB gene encoding alternative ribosome rescue aminoacyl-tRNA hydrolase ArfB, giving the protein MPIDDNIIISDEAVIHPGDLHEDFIRSSGPGGQNVNKVATAVQLRFDAANAAGLSERVRARTIKLAGQRATKDGVIVIEAGRFRTQEQNRADARARLTALVAKAAEPPPPPRKKTRPSKGAVERRLKSKAGRGTIKKLRGRVEND; this is encoded by the coding sequence ATGCCGATCGATGACAACATCATCATATCAGACGAAGCCGTGATCCATCCGGGCGACCTGCACGAGGATTTCATCCGCTCGTCCGGTCCCGGCGGCCAGAACGTCAACAAGGTGGCGACGGCCGTGCAACTGCGCTTTGACGCGGCCAACGCGGCCGGCCTCTCGGAGCGCGTGCGCGCGCGCACGATCAAGCTTGCCGGTCAGCGCGCCACCAAGGACGGCGTCATCGTCATCGAGGCCGGGCGCTTCCGTACCCAGGAGCAGAATCGCGCCGATGCAAGGGCGAGGCTGACGGCGCTGGTGGCCAAGGCCGCGGAGCCGCCACCGCCGCCGCGCAAGAAGACGCGCCCCTCGAAAGGCGCGGTGGAACGGCGGCTGAAAAGCAAGGCCGGGCGCGGCACGATCAAGAAGCTGCGCGGTCGGGTGGAGAACGATTAA
- a CDS encoding HPr kinase/phosphorylase produces the protein MRPENIHATAVLIGERGVLVSGASGSGKTTLALTLIDHCRQRGLSSRLVGDDQLFIEVHAGRLVCRAPATIAGLAEVPGLGPRPLPFEPACVVDLHIRLLPAGEIARFQEDASDEIAGCAVPRIDLAERNVQAALPAVMARLSIMPFL, from the coding sequence GTGCGGCCTGAAAACATTCACGCGACGGCGGTCCTGATCGGCGAACGTGGCGTTCTGGTCAGCGGCGCGTCCGGTTCAGGCAAGACGACATTGGCCCTGACGCTCATCGACCATTGCCGTCAGCGCGGATTATCCTCACGGCTGGTCGGCGACGACCAGCTTTTCATCGAGGTGCATGCGGGGCGGCTGGTATGCCGCGCACCCGCCACCATCGCCGGCCTCGCCGAAGTGCCGGGACTTGGACCCCGGCCGCTGCCGTTCGAACCCGCCTGCGTCGTCGACCTGCATATACGCCTGCTGCCGGCCGGCGAAATCGCGCGCTTCCAGGAGGACGCCAGTGACGAGATCGCCGGGTGCGCGGTGCCGCGGATCGATCTGGCCGAACGCAATGTCCAGGCTGCCCTGCCCGCGGTGATGGCGCGGCTGTCCATCATGCCTTTTCTATGA
- the ahcY gene encoding adenosylhomocysteinase: protein MTGSKDYVVADISLAGWGRKELDIAETEMPGLMACREEFGAKKPLKGARITGSLHMTIQTAVLIETLKVLGADIRWASCNIFSTQDHAAAAIAEAGIPVFAVKGESLEQYWDYTDRIFQWPDGGLSNMILDDGGDATMYILIGARAEAGEDVLSNPQSEEEEYFYAQVKKRLKASPGFFTKQKAAIRGVTEETTTGVNRLYQLQKKGLLPFPAINVNDSVTKSKFDNKYGCKESLVDGIRRGTDTMMAGKVAVVCGYGDVGKGSSASLKGAGARVKVTEVDPICALQAAMDGFEVVTLEDAAPTADIIITTTGNKDVVTLDHMRSMKDMVIVGNIGHFDNEIQVASLRNLKWTNVKPQVDMITFPDGKRMILLSEGRLLNLGNATGHPSFVMSASFTNQVLAQIELFTKGEQYQNQVYVLPKHLDEKVARLHLDKLGARLTELSGEQAAYIGVTPQGPFKPEHYRY, encoded by the coding sequence ATGACGGGTAGCAAGGATTATGTGGTCGCCGACATCTCGCTTGCCGGCTGGGGCCGCAAGGAACTCGATATCGCCGAAACCGAAATGCCGGGCCTGATGGCCTGCCGCGAGGAGTTCGGCGCCAAGAAACCGCTGAAGGGCGCGCGCATCACCGGCTCGCTGCACATGACCATCCAGACCGCGGTGCTGATCGAAACGCTGAAGGTGCTCGGCGCCGATATCCGCTGGGCGTCCTGCAACATCTTCTCGACCCAGGACCATGCCGCCGCGGCGATCGCCGAGGCTGGCATTCCTGTCTTCGCCGTCAAGGGCGAGAGCCTCGAACAGTACTGGGACTACACCGACCGGATCTTCCAGTGGCCTGACGGCGGCCTCTCCAACATGATCCTCGACGACGGTGGCGATGCCACCATGTACATCCTGATCGGCGCCCGCGCCGAGGCCGGCGAGGACGTGCTGTCCAACCCGCAGAGCGAGGAAGAGGAATATTTCTACGCCCAGGTCAAGAAGCGCCTGAAGGCTTCGCCCGGCTTCTTCACCAAACAGAAGGCGGCGATCCGCGGCGTCACCGAAGAGACGACCACCGGCGTCAACCGGCTTTACCAGCTGCAGAAGAAGGGCCTGCTGCCCTTCCCGGCCATCAACGTCAACGACTCGGTCACCAAGTCGAAGTTCGACAACAAATACGGCTGCAAGGAATCGCTGGTCGACGGCATCCGGCGCGGCACCGACACGATGATGGCCGGCAAGGTCGCGGTCGTCTGCGGTTATGGCGACGTCGGCAAGGGCTCGTCCGCCTCGCTCAAGGGCGCCGGCGCCCGCGTCAAGGTCACCGAGGTCGATCCGATCTGCGCCCTGCAGGCGGCGATGGACGGCTTTGAAGTCGTCACGCTGGAAGACGCGGCTCCGACCGCCGACATCATCATCACCACCACCGGCAACAAGGACGTCGTCACCCTCGACCACATGCGGTCGATGAAGGACATGGTGATCGTCGGCAATATCGGCCACTTCGACAACGAGATCCAGGTGGCGTCGCTGCGCAATCTGAAATGGACCAATGTCAAGCCGCAGGTCGACATGATCACCTTCCCGGACGGCAAGCGGATGATCCTCTTGTCGGAAGGCCGCCTGCTCAATCTCGGCAATGCCACCGGCCATCCGAGTTTCGTCATGTCGGCCTCCTTCACCAACCAGGTTCTGGCCCAGATCGAGCTCTTCACCAAGGGCGAGCAGTACCAGAACCAGGTCTATGTCCTGCCCAAGCATCTCGACGAGAAGGTCGCGCGCCTGCATCTCGACAAGCTCGGCGCCCGCCTGACCGAACTGTCGGGTGAGCAGGCCGCCTATATCGGCGTCACGCCGCAGGGTCCGTTCAAGCCGGAACACTACCGCTATTAA
- a CDS encoding alpha-ketoglutarate-dependent dioxygenase AlkB family protein: protein MLVLPKGVRHMPAYLPRTVQEALVEAVRSIVQQAPLYVPAMPRTGKEMSVRMTNCGTLGWVTDKERGYRYQPTHPLTGEPWPPIPEGLLDLWRQVSGYPNPPEACLINFYTADAKMGLHQDRDEADFSAPVVSVSLGDDCLFRVGQTTREGATKSFRLKSGDVVVLGGEGRLCFHGVDRIYPSTSALLKNGGRINLTLRRVTKAE, encoded by the coding sequence ATGCTCGTTCTGCCCAAGGGAGTCCGCCACATGCCGGCCTATCTGCCGCGCACTGTTCAGGAGGCGCTTGTCGAGGCGGTGAGAAGCATCGTCCAGCAGGCCCCACTGTACGTGCCGGCCATGCCGCGCACCGGCAAGGAGATGAGCGTGCGCATGACCAATTGCGGCACGCTCGGCTGGGTCACCGACAAGGAGCGCGGCTATCGCTACCAGCCGACGCATCCATTGACCGGAGAACCATGGCCGCCGATCCCGGAGGGCCTGCTCGACCTTTGGCGGCAGGTGTCGGGCTATCCAAATCCGCCGGAGGCCTGCCTGATCAATTTCTACACGGCGGACGCGAAGATGGGCCTGCACCAGGACCGCGACGAGGCCGATTTCTCGGCACCCGTCGTTTCCGTCTCACTGGGCGATGATTGCCTGTTCAGGGTCGGTCAGACGACGCGCGAGGGCGCCACCAAGTCATTCAGGCTGAAAAGCGGTGACGTCGTCGTGCTCGGCGGCGAGGGGCGCCTCTGCTTCCACGGCGTCGACCGCATCTATCCCTCGACCTCGGCGTTGCTGAAGAACGGCGGCAGGATCAATCTGACGCTGCGGCGGGTGACGAAAGCCGAGTGA
- the lysM gene encoding peptidoglycan-binding protein LysM, translating into MGMFDFVKSVGKKLGIGGDEEAAPTADTLKKELDSHKLGTDGVQVVVQGDTAVLKGVVKDQSIFEKAVIAVGNTLGVSKVQADELQVAPDAGKAAAPAKEPTFYTVQKGDNLWKIAEKSYGKGQGVKNTAIFEANKPMLTHPDKIYPGQVLRIP; encoded by the coding sequence ATGGGCATGTTCGATTTCGTCAAGAGCGTCGGCAAGAAACTGGGCATCGGCGGCGACGAGGAAGCCGCACCCACTGCCGACACGCTCAAGAAGGAGCTCGATTCGCACAAGCTCGGCACCGATGGCGTGCAAGTCGTCGTCCAAGGTGACACGGCGGTGCTGAAGGGCGTGGTCAAGGACCAGTCGATCTTCGAAAAGGCGGTGATTGCCGTCGGCAACACTCTGGGTGTCTCCAAGGTGCAGGCTGACGAATTGCAGGTCGCGCCGGATGCCGGCAAGGCAGCTGCGCCGGCCAAGGAACCGACCTTCTACACCGTTCAGAAGGGTGACAACCTCTGGAAGATCGCCGAGAAAAGCTATGGCAAGGGTCAGGGCGTCAAGAATACGGCCATCTTCGAGGCCAACAAGCCGATGCTGACCCACCCCGACAAGATCTATCCAGGCCAGGTGCTGCGCATCCCCTGA
- a CDS encoding PTS sugar transporter subunit IIA, whose amino-acid sequence MIGLVLVTHGQLATEFRHAVEHVVGPQDNFETVAIGADDDMEQRRRDIVDAVARVDTGAGVIVLTDMFGGTPSNLAISVMESGRTEVIAGMNLPMLIKLSSIRKGDNMAAALDEAQAAGRKYINVASQLLSSK is encoded by the coding sequence ATGATCGGACTCGTGCTTGTAACGCACGGTCAACTGGCCACCGAGTTCCGACATGCCGTCGAACATGTCGTCGGGCCACAAGACAATTTCGAAACCGTGGCGATCGGTGCCGACGACGATATGGAACAGCGTCGCCGCGACATCGTCGACGCCGTCGCCCGTGTCGATACCGGAGCCGGCGTCATCGTGCTGACCGACATGTTCGGCGGCACGCCGTCGAATCTTGCCATCTCGGTGATGGAGTCCGGCCGCACCGAGGTGATCGCCGGCATGAACCTGCCGATGCTGATCAAGCTGTCGTCGATCCGCAAGGGCGACAACATGGCGGCCGCGCTCGATGAGGCGCAGGCTGCCGGCCGCAAATACATCAATGTCGCCAGCCAGCTTCTGAGCAGCAAATGA
- a CDS encoding nucleotidyltransferase family protein — translation MADIRRIDRRFPDYGWSWPTGGLDQLLKAALLPDEDAAAACAARWLDENDIDLVSFREHRLLAAISDRFGRKLAGHSAYPRLVGLQKMLWTKSRMAMREAEPALKSMADAGCQVMLIKGASRIALNASAQRGRVAHDIDILVRPRDMQTAFDVLRDGDWQIATGVSPQYLRTRLASLRSMNFFKGNLGDIDLHQLAYDGSQRSEEDDLAIWQRADSAEFSGVGVLVPSPADRIALAIAHGGLDAHTHSDWLVDCAVAIRGGDVDWDVFLDVVARRGLAVAAAVALSYLTLEIGVTTPDRVLARVLDMADRSGLSRWSAVLQAKPRTDFGRLVWLSRGLAKQLRLRRKSGRLRQEPPAKAWRGKPARNEPSETAPPSVFSQAIPCPRTMGEMMLDITVRISVPPVRRRIELEINADDHHVARLRAMAISRSGGERVLHFRGKVTLDGERHALTLEARPSRQFRQWDDEATVAAYGALPFHLISATFSPIA, via the coding sequence ATGGCTGATATTCGCCGTATCGACCGACGCTTCCCGGACTATGGCTGGTCATGGCCGACGGGTGGACTCGATCAATTGCTCAAGGCAGCGCTCCTTCCCGACGAGGACGCCGCTGCCGCCTGCGCCGCACGCTGGCTGGACGAGAACGATATCGATCTCGTCTCGTTCCGCGAGCACCGGCTGCTGGCCGCGATCTCCGACAGGTTCGGCAGGAAGCTCGCCGGCCATTCCGCTTATCCGCGCCTCGTCGGCCTGCAGAAGATGCTGTGGACCAAATCGCGCATGGCCATGCGCGAGGCCGAGCCGGCGCTGAAGTCAATGGCGGATGCGGGATGCCAGGTAATGCTGATCAAGGGTGCCAGCCGCATTGCCTTGAACGCGTCGGCACAGCGCGGCAGGGTGGCGCACGACATCGACATATTGGTGCGGCCGCGGGACATGCAGACAGCCTTCGACGTACTGCGCGATGGTGACTGGCAGATCGCCACCGGCGTCAGCCCGCAATATCTGCGGACAAGACTGGCGTCGCTGCGCTCGATGAATTTCTTCAAGGGCAATCTTGGCGACATCGACCTGCACCAGCTCGCTTATGACGGTTCGCAGCGGAGCGAGGAAGACGACCTGGCCATCTGGCAACGGGCCGATAGCGCCGAATTCAGCGGCGTCGGTGTGCTGGTGCCGTCGCCGGCCGACCGCATCGCGCTTGCCATCGCGCATGGCGGCCTCGACGCCCACACCCACAGCGACTGGCTGGTCGATTGCGCCGTGGCCATTCGCGGCGGCGACGTCGACTGGGACGTGTTCCTCGATGTTGTCGCCAGGCGCGGCCTTGCCGTTGCCGCGGCGGTGGCGCTCTCCTACCTGACGCTTGAAATAGGCGTGACGACGCCGGATCGGGTGCTGGCGCGCGTGCTTGACATGGCCGACCGCTCCGGCCTCTCGCGCTGGTCGGCCGTGCTGCAGGCCAAGCCGCGGACCGATTTCGGCAGACTGGTCTGGCTGTCGCGCGGCCTCGCCAAGCAGTTGCGGCTGAGGCGCAAGAGCGGCCGGCTGCGCCAAGAGCCGCCAGCCAAGGCCTGGCGCGGCAAGCCAGCCCGCAACGAGCCGTCGGAAACGGCGCCGCCGTCGGTCTTCTCACAGGCCATACCTTGCCCGCGAACAATGGGCGAGATGATGCTGGACATCACGGTCAGGATAAGCGTTCCACCGGTCCGCCGCCGCATCGAATTGGAGATCAATGCCGATGACCACCATGTCGCGCGCCTGCGCGCCATGGCCATCAGCCGGTCGGGTGGGGAACGGGTACTGCATTTTCGCGGCAAGGTGACGCTTGATGGCGAAAGGCATGCGCTGACGTTGGAAGCGCGGCCATCGCGGCAATTCCGCCAATGGGACGACGAGGCGACCGTCGCCGCTTATGGCGCACTGCCCTTCCACCTGATCTCGGCGACGTTCTCGCCAATTGCCTGA
- a CDS encoding HPr family phosphocarrier protein, translating into MNALSSEKDQIVREFPIVNQRGLHARASAKFVQLASGFNAAVHVEKDGVKVGGTSIMGLMMLAASPGYSIRVTASGPEALEVMDALEQLVASRFGEEC; encoded by the coding sequence ATGAACGCGCTTTCCTCGGAAAAAGACCAGATCGTCCGGGAGTTTCCGATCGTCAACCAGCGCGGCCTGCATGCACGCGCCTCGGCGAAATTCGTCCAGCTCGCCAGCGGCTTCAATGCCGCGGTCCATGTCGAGAAGGACGGCGTCAAGGTCGGCGGCACGTCGATCATGGGCCTGATGATGCTGGCCGCCAGCCCGGGATACTCGATCCGTGTCACCGCCAGCGGACCCGAGGCGCTCGAGGTCATGGACGCGCTGGAGCAGCTTGTCGCCTCCCGCTTCGGCGAGGAATGCTGA
- a CDS encoding phosphoenolpyruvate carboxykinase, whose product MSEVGKRNPACAIDRIGLKTTGVVRYNFGAAALYEDSIRRGEARLTAHGALVAETGQHTGRSPKDKFVVRDAATEPHVWWDNNKAISPAQFETLLADFQAHAADRDLYVQDLVGGADAELKLTTRVITEFAWHSLFIRNLLIRPDSAELERFVPEMTIIDLPSFRADPARHGSRTETVIAVDLSRKIVLIGGTSYAGEMKKSVFTMLNYLLPQKGVMPMHCSANEGPAGDAAIFFGLSGTGKTTLSADPSRTLIGDDEHGWGPHGIFNFEGGCYAKTIKLSAEAEPEIFATTQRFGTVLENVVLDADGAPDFNDGRLTENTRCAYPLDFIPNASKTGRANHPRNIIMLTADAFGVMPPIARLTPAQAMYHFLSGYTAKVAGTEKGVTEPEATFSTCFGAPFMPRHPSEYGNLLRALIASHGADCWLVNTGWTGGAYGTGKRMPIKATRALLAAALDGSLKTGAFRTDANFGFEVPVAVPGVDSSILDPRSTWADKAAYDRQAARLVGMFAVNFEKFEPHVDATVMGAAPRMQEAAE is encoded by the coding sequence ATGTCGGAAGTCGGCAAACGCAATCCTGCTTGCGCGATCGATCGTATCGGCCTGAAAACCACCGGCGTGGTGCGCTACAATTTTGGGGCGGCCGCCCTTTATGAGGACTCGATCCGGCGCGGCGAGGCCCGGCTGACCGCGCATGGCGCGCTGGTCGCCGAGACCGGCCAGCACACAGGCCGTTCGCCCAAGGACAAATTCGTCGTCCGCGACGCCGCCACCGAGCCCCATGTCTGGTGGGACAACAACAAGGCGATCTCTCCCGCCCAGTTCGAGACGCTGCTTGCCGATTTCCAGGCCCACGCCGCGGACAGGGATCTTTACGTGCAGGACCTGGTTGGCGGCGCCGACGCGGAGCTGAAGCTCACCACCAGGGTGATCACCGAATTTGCCTGGCACTCGCTGTTCATCCGCAATCTGCTTATCCGTCCGGATAGCGCCGAACTCGAGCGGTTCGTGCCCGAGATGACGATCATCGACCTGCCGTCCTTCCGCGCCGATCCCGCCCGCCACGGCAGCCGCACCGAGACGGTGATCGCCGTCGACCTCAGCCGCAAGATCGTGCTGATCGGCGGCACCTCCTATGCCGGCGAGATGAAGAAGTCGGTGTTCACCATGCTCAACTATCTCCTGCCGCAGAAGGGCGTGATGCCGATGCACTGCTCGGCCAATGAGGGGCCGGCCGGCGACGCCGCCATATTCTTCGGGCTCTCCGGAACCGGCAAGACGACGCTCTCGGCCGATCCGTCGCGCACGCTGATCGGCGACGACGAGCATGGCTGGGGACCGCATGGCATCTTCAACTTCGAGGGCGGCTGCTACGCCAAGACCATCAAGCTGTCGGCGGAAGCCGAACCGGAGATCTTCGCCACCACGCAGCGCTTCGGCACCGTGCTGGAAAATGTCGTGCTCGACGCCGACGGCGCGCCCGACTTCAATGACGGCCGCCTCACCGAAAACACCCGCTGTGCCTACCCGCTCGACTTCATCCCCAACGCCTCGAAGACCGGACGCGCCAATCATCCCAGGAACATCATCATGCTGACCGCCGATGCCTTCGGCGTGATGCCGCCGATCGCGCGGCTGACCCCGGCGCAGGCGATGTATCATTTCCTCTCCGGTTACACGGCCAAGGTGGCCGGAACCGAAAAGGGCGTCACCGAACCCGAGGCGACGTTCTCGACCTGTTTCGGCGCGCCGTTCATGCCGCGCCATCCGTCGGAATACGGCAACCTGCTGCGCGCGCTCATCGCCAGCCATGGTGCCGATTGCTGGCTGGTCAACACCGGCTGGACCGGCGGCGCCTATGGCACCGGCAAGCGCATGCCGATCAAGGCGACGCGCGCTCTGCTTGCCGCCGCGCTCGACGGCTCGCTGAAGACCGGCGCATTCCGCACCGACGCCAATTTCGGCTTCGAGGTGCCGGTGGCCGTGCCTGGCGTTGACAGCTCAATTCTCGATCCGCGCTCGACCTGGGCCGACAAGGCTGCCTATGACCGGCAGGCGGCAAGACTGGTCGGGATGTTCGCGGTCAACTTCGAGAAATTCGAGCCGCATGTCGATGCGACCGTCATGGGTGCGGCGCCTCGCATGCAGGAAGCGGCGGAGTAG
- a CDS encoding sensor histidine kinase: MAVEAQRTRPAGAARRPSRIMPSFVSKITVPMRRFLGHHIFSSLTRRILFLNLAGLAVLVTGILYLNTFRDGLIDARVESLMTQGEIIAGAIAASATVETDSISIDPEKLLELQAGESLGPGSDQLDNLDFPINPERVAPVLRRLISPTRTRARIYDRDANLLLDSRHLYSRGQILRYDLPPVDEEEPDLVERIQKFIFDFFRNTDLPVYHEQPGGNGAAFPEVVKALTGSPSTIVRVSEQGEQIVSVAVPIQRFRAVLGVLMLSTEGGDIDKIVAAERKAILRVFGIAALVTAILSMLLASTIANPLRRLSAAAVRVRRGVKSREEIPDFSDRQDEIGNLSVAVRDMTNALYARIEAIESFAADVSHELKNPLTSLRSAVETLPLAKNDNSRSRLMEIIQHDVRRLDRLITDISDASRLDAELAREDAGTVDLKKFVTDLVAVSRETTRNKKAVEIELKVAKLPQGVKGYFVVGHDLRIGQVITNLIENARSFVPEDHGHISLSLARAGKFNILTVDDNGPGIRADSIDRIFERFYTDRPAGEAFGQNSGLGLSISRQIVEAHGGTLTAENIPGTKPGEIKGARFVVTLPAEA, from the coding sequence ATGGCAGTGGAAGCACAGCGAACAAGACCGGCGGGCGCTGCCAGGCGGCCGTCGCGCATCATGCCGTCCTTCGTGTCGAAGATCACCGTTCCGATGCGCCGCTTCCTCGGCCATCACATCTTTTCCAGCCTGACGCGGCGCATCCTGTTCCTCAACCTTGCCGGCCTGGCTGTCCTGGTCACCGGTATCCTCTATCTCAACACCTTCCGCGACGGGCTGATCGATGCCCGCGTCGAAAGCCTGATGACGCAGGGCGAGATCATCGCCGGCGCGATCGCGGCATCGGCGACGGTCGAGACCGATTCGATCAGCATCGACCCGGAAAAGCTGCTCGAACTGCAGGCCGGCGAAAGCCTGGGGCCGGGCTCCGACCAGCTCGACAATCTGGATTTTCCGATCAATCCCGAACGTGTGGCGCCGGTGCTGCGGCGGTTGATCTCGCCGACCCGGACGCGGGCACGCATCTATGACCGCGACGCCAATCTGCTGCTCGATTCGCGCCATCTCTATTCGCGCGGCCAGATCCTGCGCTACGACCTGCCGCCGGTCGACGAGGAAGAGCCCGACCTTGTCGAGCGCATCCAGAAGTTCATCTTCGACTTCTTCCGCAACACCGACCTGCCGGTCTATCACGAACAGCCGGGCGGCAATGGCGCGGCCTTCCCGGAAGTGGTCAAGGCACTGACCGGGAGCCCGTCGACCATCGTGCGCGTCTCGGAACAGGGCGAGCAGATCGTTTCGGTGGCGGTGCCGATCCAGCGCTTCCGCGCCGTTCTCGGCGTGCTGATGCTGTCGACCGAGGGCGGCGACATCGACAAGATCGTCGCCGCCGAGCGCAAGGCGATCCTGCGCGTCTTCGGTATCGCGGCACTCGTCACCGCCATCCTGTCGATGCTTTTGGCCTCGACCATCGCCAACCCGCTGCGCCGGCTGTCGGCGGCGGCGGTGCGGGTCAGGCGCGGCGTCAAGAGCCGCGAGGAGATCCCGGACTTTTCCGACCGGCAGGACGAGATCGGCAATCTGTCGGTCGCGGTGCGCGACATGACCAACGCGCTCTATGCCCGCATCGAGGCGATCGAAAGCTTCGCCGCCGACGTTTCCCATGAATTGAAGAACCCGCTGACGTCGCTGCGCAGCGCGGTGGAAACCCTGCCGCTGGCCAAGAACGACAATTCGCGCAGCCGGCTGATGGAGATCATCCAGCATGATGTCCGGCGGCTGGACCGGCTCATCACCGATATTTCCGACGCCTCCCGTCTCGACGCCGAACTCGCGCGCGAAGACGCGGGAACCGTGGACCTGAAGAAATTCGTCACCGATCTGGTCGCCGTGTCGCGCGAGACCACCCGCAACAAGAAAGCGGTCGAGATCGAACTCAAGGTCGCCAAGTTGCCGCAGGGCGTCAAAGGCTACTTCGTCGTCGGCCACGATCTGCGTATCGGCCAGGTCATCACCAACCTGATCGAGAATGCGCGTTCCTTCGTTCCCGAGGACCATGGCCACATCAGCCTGTCGCTGGCGCGCGCCGGCAAATTCAACATCCTCACCGTCGACGACAACGGTCCCGGCATCCGCGCCGACAGCATCGACCGCATCTTCGAGCGTTTCTACACCGACCGGCCGGCCGGCGAGGCGTTCGGCCAGAATTCGGGCCTTGGCCTGTCGATCTCCAGGCAGATCGTCGAGGCCCATGGCGGCACGCTGACCGCAGAGAACATTCCCGGCACCAAGCCCGGCGAGATCAAGGGCGCGCGCTTCGTCGTGACGCTGCCGGCCGAAGCATGA